Sequence from the Rhizobium sp. TH2 genome:
ACAATCGCCAGCTCCGACATGGCAAAAAAGGCATTGAGGAGCAGGAGAAAGAAGATGACGATGATTTCGGTCACAGATTGGCAGCCAATTGCAATTGCGCCGTAAACTAAAGGTACGGGCTGCAATCTTCAAGGCATGGCGCGAAAAAGGCGTGTGTGGCCAGCCGGCTTTCAGATCCGGCATAGCGTGCCGCGTTCGATCATGCTCAACCGAGCACCGAACCGACCCTGTCGCGGCCCTCCATGATCACGTTCCGCATCGCCTCCGCCGCCCCTACCTTGTCGCGCTTTGCAATCGCATCGACGATCAGGCGATGCCTCGCCGCCACCTCGGCGGTCCGGTTCTCGTTGGCCTCGGGCGAGCTCAGCTTGAAGATGCCGACCAGGGCCGCCTCGATCAGGCTGCCAACCGTGCGCATGAATGGATTTCTCGATGCTTCGGCGATGGCGAGATGGAATTTAAGGTCGGCGACAGCGAGCGTGGCGGGCGTGTGCGCTGGATCGCCCATCTCGTCAGCGAGTTCGTAGAGCAGCCTGATATCGTCATCATCGGCATTTTCCACCGCAAGGCTCGCGGCGAAAGGCTCGAACGCAAGCCGGATTTCCGTCAGGTGTTGAAGGAATGGCTGATCGACGCCCTTGTGGAAATACCAGGTCAGGACATCGCTGTCGAAGAGGTTCCACTGATTCTGCGGTGTCACCTTGGTTCCGATGCGGGCGCGGGGCACAATCAGGCCCTTGGCGGCCAGGGTCTTCATCGCTTCGCGCAACACCGTGCGCGAAACCCGGAAGCGTTGCGCAAGTTCGAAGTCGCCCGGCAGCGTCATGCCGACGGGATAGTGCCCGGATATGATTTCGCGGCCGAGTTCATCCACCACCTGCGCGTGGCTGGTTCTCGTCTTGCGCCCGGATAGCGCCGTCTCCAAAACACCCCTGCGCATCGGCTCCGCCTCCCCCTCAGGCTTTTCGTTCGATCTTCGAAGCGAGCAATATGCCTTTTTGCATAAGAATGAAGGCAAAGAGCAAGAGACCAATCACAATTTTCGTCCACCAGCTCGAAAGAGTGCCATCGAAAGTGATGTAAGTCTGTATTAGCCCTTGAATGAGAACCCCGATCAGCGTGCCGGCAACGAAGCCAGCGCCACCCGTCAACAGGGTTCCGCCGATCACCACCGCTGCGATGGCATCAAGTTCGACGCCAACGGCGGCGAGCGAATAGCCGGCGGAGGTGTAGAGCGAAAAGACAATGCCCGACAGCCCTGCGAGAAAGCCCGACAGCGCGTAGATCGCGATCGTGGTGCGAGCGACCGGCACGCCCATCAGCCGCGCGGTCTGCGTACCGCCGCCGAGCGCATAGACGTTCGTGCCGAACCGGGTGCGATGGGCGACGAAGACTCCGACCAGGAAAACTAGGATCATCAGCCCGCCGATCAGCGTGATGCGGCCACCGCCCGGGAGTTTGAAGTAGAGGGATTTCAAGGTCTTGTAGAACGGATGCACGATCGGGATGGAATCGATCGACAGAACGAAGGACATGCCGCGGGCGAGAAACATGCCCGCAAGCGTGACGATGAATGCCGGCATTTCGAGATAGTGAATGATCGCGCCCATCAATGCACCGAAGGCCGTGGTGATCCCCAAGGCAAGCGCGAATGCGAAGAGCGGATGGATCGAGGTGTTCTGCAGGATGACGGCGAGGAATACGCCGGTGAATGCGATCACTGAACCAATCGAGAGATCGATACCGCCTGAAATGATGACGAAGGTCATACCGAGCGCGGCGATGCCGAGAAACGCATTGTCGGTCAGCAGGTTGCCGATGACCCGCGTCGACAGGATATTGGGGAACTGCAGATAGCAGAGCGCATAGGCGATCACGAAAATCAGTGTCGTGGCGATCAGCGGCAGATATTTGGACTTGATCATGCCTGGCCCTTGTCTGCACTGGTATTCGAAGGGCTTCGTTTGAAGAAGGCGGAGAGGTCACCGATTCGCGGCGACTGGATAATCAGGATCGTCACGATGATCACGGCCTTGATGATGAGATTGTATTCCGGCGGGAAGCCGGAGGTGAGGATGCCGGTGTTCACCGCCTGGATGATCACGGCGCCGAGAAGCGAGCCCAATATGCTGAACCGGCCGCCAAGCAACGAATTGCCGCCGACCACGACCGCCAGGATCGCATCGAGTTCCAGCCAGAGACCGGCATTGTTGGCATCGGCACCCTTGATGTCGGCCGCCACGATGAGACCGGCGATCGCAGCGCATAGTCCGGCCAGAAGGTAGGCCGTCATCAACAATGCCGTGGTCCGTACGCCCGAGAGCTGGCTTGCCTGCCGGTTGATGCCGATTGCCTCTATCAGCATGCCGAGCGCCGTTCGGCGCACCAGGAGCGTGACCGCGAGCCCGAAGACGACCCAGATCACCACTGGCATCGGCATCAGCAACGCGCGGCCGCTGCCGATGAAGACCAGGCGTTCATCGGTGAAGGTCAGGATCGCACCCTCGGTGATCAATTGCGCGATGCCGCGTCCGGCGACCATCAGCACCAGCGTGGCGATGATCGGCTGGATATTGAGGAAAGCGA
This genomic interval carries:
- a CDS encoding FadR/GntR family transcriptional regulator; protein product: MRRGVLETALSGRKTRTSHAQVVDELGREIISGHYPVGMTLPGDFELAQRFRVSRTVLREAMKTLAAKGLIVPRARIGTKVTPQNQWNLFDSDVLTWYFHKGVDQPFLQHLTEIRLAFEPFAASLAVENADDDDIRLLYELADEMGDPAHTPATLAVADLKFHLAIAEASRNPFMRTVGSLIEAALVGIFKLSSPEANENRTAEVAARHRLIVDAIAKRDKVGAAEAMRNVIMEGRDRVGSVLG
- the yjfF gene encoding galactofuranose ABC transporter, permease protein YjfF, which translates into the protein MKSKYLPLIATTLIFVIAYALCYLQFPNILSTRVIGNLLTDNAFLGIAALGMTFVIISGGIDLSIGSVIAFTGVFLAVILQNTSIHPLFAFALALGITTAFGALMGAIIHYLEMPAFIVTLAGMFLARGMSFVLSIDSIPIVHPFYKTLKSLYFKLPGGGRITLIGGLMILVFLVGVFVAHRTRFGTNVYALGGGTQTARLMGVPVARTTIAIYALSGFLAGLSGIVFSLYTSAGYSLAAVGVELDAIAAVVIGGTLLTGGAGFVAGTLIGVLIQGLIQTYITFDGTLSSWWTKIVIGLLLFAFILMQKGILLASKIERKA
- a CDS encoding ABC transporter permease, coding for MTRNWPPILVRLLPQIITLIVVLVLNVLLFPDFFNISIQNGRLYGSIIDVLNRGAPVALVAVGMTLVIATKGIDLSVGAVVAISGATAAAAIVAGHSAFNAVVMALGVGIACGLWNGFLVAFLNIQPIIATLVLMVAGRGIAQLITEGAILTFTDERLVFIGSGRALLMPMPVVIWVVFGLAVTLLVRRTALGMLIEAIGINRQASQLSGVRTTALLMTAYLLAGLCAAIAGLIVAADIKGADANNAGLWLELDAILAVVVGGNSLLGGRFSILGSLLGAVIIQAVNTGILTSGFPPEYNLIIKAVIIVTILIIQSPRIGDLSAFFKRSPSNTSADKGQA